The following proteins come from a genomic window of Peptoniphilus equinus:
- the hprK gene encoding HPr(Ser) kinase/phosphatase codes for MDKIALSRIVRELNITILHESKNFKSTYIESMDLNRPGLQLTGYFRSFDNKRIQIIGEQEWHFLSEMDHDARYNCIKRLFETHIPAIIFLRNRFIHDEFIELAEELDVTLLRTEENFSKFTLRYQNYLEVELAPTIRVHGVLLDVFGVGVLIKGSSGVGKSETALDLISKGSKLISDDSVIIKRIDDRLIGKSPYITKHFMEIRGVGIIDVEKIFGIGFVMDQKNIEMVINLESWDDNAEYDRLGIDNVYEEILGKQLVKYNIPVKPGRNSALIIETATKNFKQKEQGYNPAEELNKRILGRRY; via the coding sequence ATGGATAAAATTGCATTAAGCAGGATCGTACGTGAATTGAACATAACTATTCTGCATGAATCCAAAAATTTTAAATCCACTTATATTGAAAGTATGGATCTTAATAGACCAGGTCTGCAATTGACCGGTTACTTTCGCTCTTTTGATAACAAAAGAATCCAGATTATAGGGGAACAAGAGTGGCATTTTCTCAGTGAGATGGATCATGATGCCCGCTACAACTGTATTAAACGTCTCTTTGAAACTCATATCCCGGCTATTATCTTTTTGCGCAACCGATTTATACATGATGAATTTATTGAACTTGCAGAAGAGCTGGACGTGACGCTGCTGCGTACCGAAGAAAACTTTTCCAAATTTACATTGCGCTATCAAAATTATCTCGAGGTGGAACTGGCGCCTACTATTCGTGTTCACGGCGTGTTACTGGATGTCTTCGGCGTCGGGGTGTTAATAAAAGGTTCCAGCGGGGTGGGGAAAAGTGAAACGGCACTGGATCTTATTTCCAAGGGCTCGAAACTGATATCAGACGATTCAGTCATTATCAAGCGTATTGATGATCGTTTGATTGGTAAGTCGCCATATATTACTAAACACTTTATGGAAATTCGCGGCGTGGGCATTATTGATGTGGAAAAGATTTTCGGTATTGGTTTTGTTATGGATCAAAAAAATATTGAAATGGTCATCAATTTGGAAAGCTGGGATGACAATGCGGAATACGATCGACTGGGCATTGACAATGTCTATGAGGAAATTTTAGGCAAGCAATTGGTGAAGTATAATATACCTGTTAAACCGGGGCGAAATTCTGCGCTGATTATCGAGACTGCGACCAAAAACTTCAAACAGAAAGAGCAGGGTTATAATCCAGCGGAAGAATTAAATAAGCGAATTTTAGGGCGGAGATATTGA
- the uvrC gene encoding excinuclease ABC subunit UvrC, which translates to MSIPDIETRLKNLPNDPGVYIMRSATDEIIYVGKAKNLKKRVSQYFGSYGKNNRKVAAMVSHIADFEYIIVKNELESLILESNLIKDNLPKYNILLRDDKQYPYIKITRETFPRVIKTRKILKDGAKYYGPYPDVTAVNNAIDIFMRLFPLRTCSLVLPRDVGKYRPCLNYFIGHCVGPCTGEVNHRDYMTMVSAIENLLDGKDDSLFDDLAIKMQESAARLDFEMAARYRDDMASLKILKEKQIISSNDLSENQDVIALARGIDDVLVEVFFIREGKIIGREHYFMKDYFTNHNEKILNAFLRQFYGAATFIPKELIVESTPEDKTILEAYLAAQRGGPVTITVPQRGDKLALVKMVKKNAIENINKYADKYAKKQNKNKDALKDLQDTLRLSIFPSRIEAFDISNTYGINSVGSMVVFEEGVAKKSDYRKFKIKTVQGADDYGSMEEVLHRRFSRGLMEKHTAEQTAFSKFPDLILMDGGKGQVNVALKVLKDLGLNIEVAGLVKDDFHTTRGIIYNNEEFTFKMTSNAYQMIYKIQEEAHRFAINYHRKLRESASFKSELDLIAGIGIKRRQALMSHFKSMSKIKTADVNSLANVPGMNHKAAESVYNYFHRKDNPHG; encoded by the coding sequence ATGAGCATACCTGATATTGAAACACGCCTTAAGAATTTGCCTAACGATCCCGGCGTCTATATTATGCGTAGCGCCACTGATGAAATTATCTATGTGGGGAAGGCAAAGAATCTGAAAAAACGTGTGAGCCAATATTTTGGAAGTTATGGCAAAAACAATCGCAAAGTTGCCGCCATGGTCTCTCATATTGCGGATTTCGAGTATATTATCGTCAAAAATGAGTTAGAATCTTTGATTTTGGAAAGTAATTTGATTAAGGATAATCTGCCGAAATATAATATTTTGCTGAGAGATGATAAGCAGTACCCATATATTAAAATAACTCGGGAAACTTTTCCTAGAGTGATTAAAACGCGAAAAATTTTAAAGGATGGGGCTAAGTACTATGGCCCCTATCCTGATGTTACGGCAGTAAATAACGCCATTGATATTTTTATGCGACTGTTCCCCTTGAGAACCTGTAGTTTGGTTCTGCCGCGAGATGTGGGGAAGTATCGTCCTTGTCTCAACTATTTTATAGGACATTGTGTGGGTCCTTGCACAGGAGAGGTGAATCATCGTGACTATATGACCATGGTCAGTGCCATCGAAAATTTGTTAGACGGTAAAGATGATTCACTTTTTGATGATTTGGCCATAAAAATGCAAGAAAGTGCCGCGCGTTTAGACTTTGAAATGGCCGCGCGTTATCGGGACGATATGGCATCTTTAAAAATTCTTAAGGAAAAGCAAATTATCTCGTCCAATGATTTGAGTGAGAATCAAGATGTGATTGCTTTAGCTCGAGGTATCGATGATGTTCTTGTGGAGGTCTTTTTTATAAGAGAAGGAAAAATAATCGGGCGAGAACATTATTTTATGAAGGATTACTTTACCAACCACAATGAAAAAATTCTCAATGCCTTCCTGCGACAATTTTATGGCGCAGCAACGTTTATTCCAAAAGAGCTGATTGTAGAATCGACGCCTGAAGATAAAACGATTTTGGAAGCGTATCTTGCTGCACAACGTGGCGGGCCGGTTACGATCACGGTCCCTCAACGGGGCGATAAATTGGCACTTGTAAAAATGGTAAAGAAAAATGCCATTGAAAACATCAATAAGTATGCGGATAAATATGCGAAAAAACAAAATAAAAATAAGGACGCTTTAAAAGATTTACAAGATACATTGAGGCTGTCCATTTTCCCAAGCCGTATTGAGGCCTTTGATATTTCTAACACCTACGGCATTAACTCCGTTGGTAGTATGGTAGTTTTTGAAGAAGGTGTTGCCAAAAAAAGTGACTATCGTAAATTTAAAATTAAGACCGTCCAAGGGGCTGATGACTACGGATCTATGGAAGAAGTGTTGCACCGCCGTTTTAGCAGAGGTTTGATGGAAAAACATACCGCCGAGCAGACAGCTTTTTCGAAATTTCCTGATCTTATCCTTATGGATGGTGGCAAAGGGCAAGTGAATGTAGCATTAAAAGTATTAAAAGACCTCGGGTTAAATATTGAAGTGGCCGGTTTAGTCAAGGATGATTTTCACACTACTCGCGGCATCATTTACAATAATGAAGAGTTTACTTTTAAAATGACATCCAATGCCTATCAAATGATCTATAAAATTCAGGAAGAAGCTCATCGTTTCGCCATTAACTATCATAGAAAACTTCGGGAAAGTGCCTCATTTAAATCAGAACTGGATCTCATTGCAGGCATTGGTATAAAACGTCGCCAAGCTTTAATGAGTCACTTTAAATCCATGTCCAAAATAAAAACAGCGGATGTGAATTCTCTTGCCAATGTGCCGGGGATGAATCATAAAGCCGCCGAGTCAGTGTATAATTACTTTCACAGAAAGGATAACCCTCATGGATAA
- a CDS encoding aminopeptidase P family protein translates to MVLDELRQLMTAHNLDAYIVVTSDPHNSEYLAEYYKERAYLTGFSGSQGTAVVTQDEAYLWADGRYFEQAEREIQNTGFQLQKIAVEGYPTVKEYLDSLKAARIGFNALYMPISQYKELTKGLDSTFVDIDLFKTLWTDRALPKTTSFSHKEYSVVTSAEKLTQVRSKMTSLGATALLISSLEDISYLTNSRGGDISRVPVTFAYVLLTSDESMLFIDSDKIRDFRSELEENFTILPYESIFEVLEQISEERFVLADHVNTRLYQLIEAHNSVVDHTNIVGMMKCIKNQNELSHMKASHLRDGAYVTEFMYYLKTQAMEGETEWTLSERLDKLRATDPKYYDLSFETISAYGPHGSMMHYKADEKTAAPVEKKGFLLVDSGGQYMDGTTDITRTFAMGPLTEEEKYHFTYVLKSHFNLMNAVFPKGTTSKTIDGIARSVVWQIMEEYRCGTGHGVGYMLGVHETPPNLNQKNDMVLEPGMVLSNEPGIYKDGRHGIRTENLMTVVEHGTSDYGTFYGFENLTFVPYDVDAIDVSLLTDKELETLNSYHHEVYDKISPLVSDKVRTWLYDATKPLERQ, encoded by the coding sequence ATGGTTTTAGATGAATTAAGACAATTAATGACGGCGCACAACTTAGATGCCTATATTGTAGTGACATCAGACCCTCACAACAGTGAATACTTAGCTGAGTACTACAAAGAACGGGCATACTTAACAGGTTTTTCAGGCTCGCAAGGTACAGCGGTTGTGACACAGGACGAAGCTTATCTTTGGGCCGATGGGCGTTATTTTGAACAGGCGGAGCGTGAAATTCAAAATACCGGATTTCAACTTCAAAAAATTGCCGTCGAAGGCTATCCTACAGTTAAAGAATATTTGGACAGCCTTAAGGCTGCGCGGATTGGCTTTAACGCGCTCTATATGCCAATCAGTCAATACAAGGAGTTGACAAAAGGTTTAGACAGTACTTTTGTGGATATTGACCTGTTTAAAACGCTATGGACGGATCGAGCATTGCCAAAGACCACATCGTTCTCTCATAAAGAGTATAGTGTGGTTACAAGTGCTGAAAAATTGACCCAAGTTAGATCTAAGATGACCTCCCTGGGAGCTACCGCCCTTTTGATCAGCTCCCTTGAAGATATCAGTTATCTGACCAATTCTCGAGGCGGGGATATTTCACGTGTACCGGTGACTTTTGCCTATGTGCTTTTAACCTCTGATGAGAGTATGCTTTTTATTGATAGTGATAAAATCCGAGATTTCAGATCCGAACTGGAAGAAAATTTTACCATTCTTCCTTACGAAAGTATTTTTGAGGTATTGGAACAGATTTCCGAAGAACGTTTTGTTCTTGCCGATCATGTAAATACCAGGCTTTATCAATTGATTGAAGCACACAACAGTGTGGTAGATCACACAAATATTGTCGGCATGATGAAGTGTATTAAAAATCAGAATGAGCTGTCCCATATGAAGGCGTCCCATCTTCGAGATGGAGCCTATGTCACTGAGTTCATGTACTATCTTAAGACTCAAGCTATGGAAGGTGAAACGGAGTGGACACTGTCAGAGCGCTTGGATAAGCTTCGCGCGACAGACCCTAAGTACTATGATTTAAGTTTCGAAACAATCAGTGCCTACGGACCTCATGGCAGCATGATGCACTATAAAGCAGATGAAAAAACAGCAGCACCTGTTGAGAAAAAAGGCTTTCTCCTTGTAGATTCCGGCGGTCAATATATGGACGGAACTACAGATATCACGAGAACTTTTGCTATGGGTCCTCTCACAGAGGAGGAAAAATACCATTTTACTTATGTATTGAAATCCCACTTCAACCTAATGAATGCCGTGTTTCCTAAGGGGACGACATCAAAGACCATTGATGGCATTGCCAGGAGTGTCGTGTGGCAAATTATGGAAGAGTATCGATGCGGGACAGGTCATGGTGTAGGATACATGCTCGGTGTACATGAGACACCTCCGAATCTCAACCAAAAAAATGATATGGTCTTGGAGCCAGGCATGGTACTGTCCAACGAGCCAGGGATTTACAAGGACGGTCGACACGGTATTCGTACAGAAAATCTCATGACCGTTGTAGAACATGGTACCAGTGATTATGGTACATTCTATGGTTTCGAAAATCTGACTTTTGTGCCTTATGATGTAGATGCTATTGATGTGAGTCTGCTGACAGATAAAGAACTGGAGACATTGAATAGTTATCATCATGAAGTATATGACAAGATCAGTCCACTGGTTTCCGACAAGGTGCGTACGTGGCTTTATGACGCAACAAAACCCTTGGAGCGGCAATGA
- the spoVG gene encoding septation regulator SpoVG, with protein MNITDVRIKLLPDPSKMKAVVSVTFDDQIAIHDIKIIEGANSLFMAMPSRKLPNGEYKDVAHPINASTRKALEDAVFAAYDDVLSQHDDEPI; from the coding sequence ATGAATATTACCGATGTACGCATAAAACTGTTACCTGATCCTTCGAAGATGAAAGCTGTTGTATCGGTGACCTTTGACGATCAAATTGCCATTCATGACATCAAAATAATCGAAGGAGCAAATTCCTTGTTTATGGCAATGCCATCTCGAAAGCTTCCTAATGGGGAATATAAAGATGTCGCTCACCCTATCAATGCATCGACGCGAAAAGCACTTGAAGATGCAGTCTTTGCAGCCTATGACGACGTATTATCACAACACGACGATGAACCCATCTAG
- the murC gene encoding UDP-N-acetylmuramate--L-alanine ligase: MNNFNIDEHNYHHIHFIGIGGISMSAIAEILLSMGYKVSGSDRASSDITHRLEHLGATIYYAHSADNLNDADLVIYTDAISLDNPELQGAVDQKLDLVDRATFLGQLMQNYTQSIGVSGTHGKTSTTSMLSNILMKTQLDPTILLGGQLDNIGGNVRVGNRKLLVTEACEYRANILKYFPTTSIILNIDEDHLDYFDNMDHIIDTFRGLVDNLAPSSLLVANIDDENVANIVKDAQCRVCTISVHKKADYTAQNINLTAKAPSYELYYGETKLGTVELQVLGEHNVYNSLAAAAAALELGVDVDTVLKGLHEYGGVHRRLEYKGTFHGADIVDDYAHHPTEIKASISALRSQTKGKLICVFQPHTFTRTKILLDAFSKSFTGCDEIIITDIYAAREKDYGDIHSKTLRDAIVTNADPAIYMKDFDDIVEYVAPKLTEGDTFVTMGAGDVYKIGRILLQESTID, encoded by the coding sequence ATGAACAACTTCAATATAGATGAACACAATTACCATCACATTCATTTCATTGGAATTGGTGGTATTAGTATGAGCGCTATCGCTGAGATCTTATTATCCATGGGTTACAAAGTCTCGGGATCCGACCGAGCTTCATCGGACATCACACACCGGTTGGAACATCTCGGCGCAACCATTTACTATGCCCACAGTGCCGATAATCTTAACGACGCTGATTTGGTGATCTATACCGATGCCATAAGTTTGGACAATCCTGAGCTTCAAGGTGCCGTGGATCAGAAGCTAGACCTAGTGGATCGTGCCACCTTTCTGGGTCAACTCATGCAAAATTACACACAATCCATCGGTGTGAGTGGGACGCATGGTAAAACCTCAACCACATCCATGCTTAGCAACATCCTGATGAAGACTCAATTAGACCCAACCATTCTACTAGGCGGTCAATTAGACAATATCGGAGGCAATGTGCGCGTAGGTAATCGCAAGCTTTTAGTAACTGAAGCATGTGAATATCGAGCCAATATTTTAAAGTACTTTCCTACCACCTCCATTATTTTAAACATCGATGAAGACCACTTGGACTACTTTGACAATATGGACCATATTATCGATACCTTTCGCGGCTTGGTAGATAATTTGGCGCCCTCGTCATTGCTTGTTGCCAATATTGATGACGAGAATGTGGCAAACATTGTCAAAGATGCGCAATGTCGAGTTTGTACGATCTCGGTACATAAAAAAGCCGACTATACTGCACAAAATATCAATTTAACAGCCAAGGCCCCGTCTTACGAGCTTTATTACGGCGAGACCAAACTTGGGACTGTAGAACTTCAAGTGCTTGGTGAGCATAATGTCTACAATTCACTGGCTGCTGCAGCTGCCGCTTTGGAACTGGGTGTAGATGTCGACACAGTATTAAAAGGCCTTCATGAGTACGGCGGTGTGCATCGTCGTCTTGAGTATAAAGGCACATTCCATGGCGCTGATATTGTCGATGACTATGCCCATCACCCGACAGAAATCAAGGCATCGATCAGTGCCTTGCGTTCTCAAACAAAGGGTAAACTCATTTGTGTGTTTCAACCCCACACATTCACCCGGACTAAAATACTCTTAGATGCGTTCAGTAAATCCTTCACCGGCTGCGATGAAATCATCATCACAGATATCTACGCCGCACGAGAAAAAGACTACGGCGACATTCACTCCAAGACATTGAGAGATGCTATTGTAACCAATGCCGACCCTGCTATCTACATGAAAGATTTTGATGACATTGTTGAGTATGTAGCGCCAAAGCTCACAGAGGGCGATACGTTTGTCACGATGGGAGCCGGCGATGTGTATAAAATTGGGCGCATACTTCTACAGGAATCAACCATCGACTAA